Proteins encoded by one window of Lathyrus oleraceus cultivar Zhongwan6 chromosome 1, CAAS_Psat_ZW6_1.0, whole genome shotgun sequence:
- the LOC127097293 gene encoding probable pectinesterase 53 produces the protein MVSKFNFLLILVLFSTFHLTFELNILKPNYKKRNILVNKLNMNVIKPQSLDLKLREAESKKIQITISQDGNSNFTTITEALSSIQLQNTRRVILLIGPGVYREKIVIPKTLPFITFLGDATNLSVISWNDSSSTIGSDGHPLGTFNTPTVAVNADYFIAINITFENSASYFGKKVEQAVALRISGNKAAFYGCSFFGVQDTLYDHKGLHFFKNCFIEGAIDFIFGFGRSLYEECTINSIATNIGYITAQKRSSSSLDTGFSFKKCEVKGSGHIYLGRPWGEYSRVIYSYTNMKEIVLPKGWEDTMNGTHYPNTIYYGEYKCSGPGSNFSGRAPWARNLTDEEAQPFIEIHFIEGETWLINPN, from the exons ATGGTTTCAAAATTTAATTTCCTTCTCATTTTAGTTTTGTTTTCAACTTTTCACTTGACTTTTGAATTAAATATTCTTAAGCCTAATTATAAAAAAAGAAACATATTAGTAAACAAATTGAATATGAATGTCATTAAACCACAAAGTCTTGATTTAAAGTTGAGGGAAGCTGAGagtaaaaaaattcaaataacTATTAGTCAAGATGGTAATTCTAATTTCACGACCATTACAGAAGCTCTTAGTAGCATTCAACTACAAAACACTAGGAGAGTTATTTTGTTGATTGGACCAGGGGTTTATAG GGAGAAAATTGTGATCCCCAAAACATTACCTTTCATAACTTTTTTGGGGGATGCAACGAATCTTTCAGTTATTTCTTGGAATGATTCAAGTTCTACCATTGGAAGTGATGGACATCCATTGGGGACGTTCAATACCCCAACGGTTGCGGTGAATGCTGACTATTTTATCGCCATCAACATTACATTTGAG AACAGTGCTTCATATTTTGGAAAGAAAGTAGAACAAGCTGTTGCTCTTCGCATCTCTGGAAACAAAGCTGCATTTTACGGATGTTCATTTTTTGGAGTTCAAGACACCTTATATGATCACAAAGGTCTTCACTTTTTCAAAAATTGCTTCATAGAAGGCGCTATTGATTTTATCTTTGGTTTTGGAAGGTCCTTATATGAG GAATGCACTATCAATTCAATTGCTACGAATATAGGCTATATTACTGCTCAAAAACGATCGAGTTCATCATTAGATACTGGATTTTCTTTTAAAAAATGTGAGGTAAAAGGTAGTGGACATATTTATCTTGGCAGACCATGGGGAGAATATTCAAGAGTCATTTACTCTTACACCAATATGAAAGAGATTGTTCTTCCTAAAGGATGGGAAGATACTATGAATGGAACACACTATCC CAACACAATATACTATGGTGAATATAAATGTAGTGGACCTGGATCTAATTTTTCTGGAAGAGCTCCGTGGGCACGAAACCTAACCGATGAAGAGGCTCAACCATTTATCGAAATTCATTTTATTGAAGGAGAAACTTGGCTTATCAACCCtaattaa